In Streptococcus gallolyticus subsp. gallolyticus DSM 16831, the sequence GCCTGCGATGTCTCCGTTGGCATCTCTGGTACGGTATTTAATGGCAAGAACACCTTCGGCATATTTGGTTGCCATACCGAAGAAAGCAGCCATCCACATCCAAAATAACGCCCCAGGTCCACCTAACTTAATGGCAGTTGCGACTCCGACGATATTCCCAGTTCCGACGGTTGCTGCGAGAGCTGTTGCAAGAGCCGCAAAGCTTGAAATGTCTCCTTGACCTTTAGCCTCAGCTGAAAAGATGAGTTTCAAGGCTTTTGGAAGTCGGAAAATCTGCAACAGACCTAAACGAGTAGAAAGGTAAATCCCCGTTCCAACAAGAAGAACAAGAAGTGGCGGTCCCCAGACAAGGCTGTCCAAAGACGATAGAAAATCATACATAAGTAAAAACTCCTAATAATCATAGCACTTAAATCACTGGTTAAAAGATAAAACCAATTTTTTAACTATTAACCACTAAATGAGTACTAGCTATTTTTCGTATTTTCAGAAAAAATAGAATAATTTCAACTTATTTATTATATAGAGAGAAACGCCGTTTGTCAAATTGTCATCTGAAAAGTCTATATCAATAAAGGATAGAAAAGGCTTGGTTAAGGGATTTTACAAATCTTTGTCAGAACATAATCATCAAAAAGTTGAGCAAAAGAAAAAGACTTCCTATTTACCCAATAAATTCAGTTATCATAGGCTAAAAATGCATTTATTTGGTAAATTATCGTGATAATAGTGGTATAGTATCATATTTCAAGAACATAGTAATAGAAAACGCCTACATTTCTGGGTATAATACAAGAGTAAATCAATGTATGAGGTGACTATATATGACAAAACAATTTCCAGAAGGATTTTTGTGGGGCGGTGCAACAGCTGCCAATCAATTTGAAGGCGCTTGGAATGTTGACGGACGTGGTCCAGCAACATCGGATACAGCGCGTGCCGTTGCTCCAGAAGAACGCAAATCAATGGGAAGTGAATTTAATTCACCAATGACTCGTGCTAAATTGGATGCAGCTTTGAATGATAAAGAAGGGCTTTATCCAAAACGTTGGGGGTCTGATTTTTATCATCGTTATAAAGAAGATATTGCCCTTTATGCCGAAATGGGCTTCAAGACGTTTCGTCTTTCTATTGCATGGTCACGTATTTTTCCAAATGGTGATGATGCGACACCGAATGAAGCTGGGTTAGCTTTTTATGATAAGGTTTTTGATGAGCTTAATAAATACGGCATCGAGCCACTGGTTACTTTATCTCACTATGAATTTCCAATCCATTTGGTAACAGAATACGGTGGCTGGCAAAATCGTAAAGTGATTGATTTCTTTGTTCGTTATGCTGAAACGGTCTTTAATCGTTACAAAGATAAGGTCAAATATTGGTTGACATTCAATGAAATTAATATTATTGGTATGACTGGTTATTTATCAGGTGGGCTCTTGTTTGAAGATGGTAAATTGAACCTCCAAGATATGTATCAAGCAGCTCATCATCAGTTTGTAGCATCAAGTTTGGCAACAAAAATCGGTCACGAGATTAATCCTGATTTCAAGATTGGGTGTATGTTAGCGCGTATGCAAGCCTATCCTGCGACCTGCAATCCAGAAGACGTCATGGAAGAAATCAAAAAAGACCATGAAAATCTATTCTTCTCTGATGTTCAAGTTCGCGGAAAATACCCAGCATATGCCAAACGTTTCTTTAAAGAAAATAATATCGAATTAGAAATCGCAGACGGTGACCTTGAAATTCTTGAAAAATATCCTGTTGACTTCATGTCATTCTCATATTATATGAGTTCAATTGCTCGTAAGCAAAAAACGGGCGACCAAACAGCAGGAAATCTTATCCTAAGCGAACCAAATCCATATCTTGAAGCTTCTGACTGGGGTTGGCAAATCGACCCTGTCGGACTTCGTATCACGCTTAACAATCTTTATGACCGTTACCAAGTACCGCTTATGGTTGTTGAAAATGGTCTAGGTGCTCTTGATACAGTAGAAGAAGACGGTTCGATTCACGACCAATACCGTATTGATTATCTCCAATCACACGTCAAACAAATGTATGAAGCCATTGAGGACGGTGTTGATTTGATGGGATACACTTGGTGGGGTTGTACAGACCTTGTTTCGGCGTCAACTTCTGAAATGTCAAAACGCTATGGTTTTGTTTACGTTGATGCTGACGACCAAGGAAACGGTAGCTTTGACCGCTCACGTAAAGACTCATTCTTCTTTTATAAAGATTTGATTGCAACACGTGGCGCTAATATTTTAAATGATTAATGATAATAAACTCAGTTGGGCTTTTTCAGCTGAGTTTCTTTGCTAGGAAGGAAAATGATATAAATGGCAACAAAATTGTATTTGATGCGCCATGGCGAGACCTTATTTAATACACAAGGGCGGGTGCAGGGAGCTTGCGATTCGCCTCTAACAGATTTAGGTATTCAGCAAGCTCTTCTTGCCAAAGATTATTTTAATGAAAATAGCATTTGGTTTGATAGTGTTTATTCTTCAACGCAAGAACGAGCGACAGATACTGCTAAATTGGTGTCTGGTCAATCACAAGTCACTCAATTAAAAGGCATCAAAGAGATGAACTTTGGTGAGTTTGAAGCACAGCCTGAATTTCTTTTGCCAAAATTTAGAGCAGGTGCTAATTCGTTTGAAGATTTGTTGGTGCCTTTTGGTGGCGAGGACATTGTAACAGTTGGTAAGCGGGGGTTGGACAGCATTCTTGAAGTGCTGGCAAATGATAATCATGCTGATAACATTTTAATGGTTAGCCATGGAGCAACGATGTGGGGTGTTTGTCTGCAGCTCGGTATTCAATTTCCAGAGGGAGTTGGCTTTTCAAATTGTGCTATTTGTGAGTTCCAATATCATCAAGAACAGTTAGAGTTGCAAAAACTGATTTTACCAACCAAGGCATTTAAGACATATTCATTTGAAGGGGAGTAAAAATGATTAAAACTTTTTATGTGATGCGACATGCTCAAACGCGCTTTAATCTTCAAGGACGTATCCAAGGAGCTTGTGATTCTCCCTTGACTGAACTGGGAATTGAGCAAGCAAAGTCTGCTAGACAACATTTTAAAGAAGAGGGCATTACGTTTACACGTGTCTATTCTTCGACGCAGGAACGTGCTTGTGATACTGCTGAATTAGCAACGGGGCGCACAGATTATATTCGTTTGAAAGGACTAAAAGAAATGGATTTTGGTTCTTACGAAGCACACCAAGAATACCTCAATCCACCTTTACACCGTGAAGATGGTTCAGGTTACCGTGATTATTTTGTGGCTTATGGTGGCGAATCCAATGTTCAAGTTTATGAACGAATGGCTAAGACTATTCGTGAGGTTTTAGAGCAAAGTAGTGATGAAGACCAGCTCTTATTTGTCAGTCATGGTGCGGCAATAACTCAGTTTTACCGTCATGCTACGCTGAATCCGCCAGTTCCTAAGAAACGTCTGGCAAACTGTGCCATTTTCAAAATGACTTATGATGGTAAGGATATTATGGTGCAATCAATCTATAATCCAACAGAAAAAGAGTACATTTTTGAAAGGGAAGAGAATGACTAAGACACTCTACTTAATGCGTCATGGAGAAACCTTGTTTAATCAACTTGGGTTGATTCAAGGCTGGTGCGATTCACCCTTGACGAGAAATGGCAAACAGCAAGCTCAAGCAGCGCGTGATTATTTTCATGCTCATCACATTACTTTTGATAAGCTTTATTGTTCGACAGCAGAACGTTGTTCTGATACTTTGGAAATTGTGAGCGGACGTGCAGATTATACACGGCTCAAAGGTTTGAAAGAATTTAATTTTGGTCGAATGGAAGGAAAGCCAGAGTATTTACATCCGAATCGTGAACCTAATCAAAAGGGACATGGCGATTTCTACCTAAAATATGACGGTGAAAGTGAAACGCAGGTGAAAAAACGGGTTAGTGATACTGTTTTTCGTTTAGTGTCGCAAGCAGACGATGATGCAACGATTTTAGCAGTCAGCCACGCAGGCGCAATCATGAGCTTTTTTAGCGCTTTAGAATTAGATAATCATCCTGAATTGCATTTTTCAAATTGTTGCATATTTAATTATAGTATCACGGATAGCACTTATGATTTAATCAAAATCATTGACCCCGTTAGTGGGCAAATTTATGATAAATAGTATTGTTAGCCAAGAATAGCAAAAAGCAGGTTAAAAGAAGTAGATATTTCGGTTTTTCGATAAATTTTGATATGATATAATGAAAGCAACTGAAAATTAGGAGCTGTTATGAAATTCGAGAAAAAACAAGTCTATTATGTTGTACTTGCCTTTGTCCTTTGTTATGCTATCCAAGCTTATTGGAGTAATGGTGCGTCGATTGTCGGAACGATTTATAAGGCAAGCTTCCCCTTTTTAATTGGTGCTGGAATTGCCTATATTGTCAACATTGTCATGAGCTTATATGAAATGCTCTACACGCGCGTTATCAAAAATAGAGTGCTTTTGAAGGCCAAACGTGCAATTTCGATGATTTTGGCATACTTGACCTTTATTTTATTGATTAGCTGGCTCTTTTCGATTGTCCTGCCTGATTTGATTTCAAGTATTAATTCCTTACTGAAGATTGATACGACTGGCATTGCTAATTTTATTAAAGAAGTGAGTGATAATAAGGCTATCAAAGAACTGTTTGATTATTTTGGAAATTCATCTGATATTACCTCAACTCTTTCAGATTATAGTCAGCAAATTTTAAATCAAGTGCTGTCCGTTTTAACAGGGGTTTTGACGTCGGTTAGTACGATTGCTTCAACTGTTTTAAATGTCTTTGTTAGCTTAGTCTTTTCAATTTATGTTTTGGCAAGCAAAGAACAATTGGGGCGTCAGTTTAATCTTTTGATTGATACCTATCTTGGCAAATACGCCGAAAAAGTTCACTATGTCCTAGACATTTTGCACCAACGTTTTCACGGTTTCTTTGTTGGTCAAACGCTAGAAGCGATGATTTTGGGGAGCTTGACAGCAGCAGGAATGTTTCTGTTTAGTTTTCCCTATGCGGCAACAATTGGTATTTTGGTTGCATTTACGGCACTAATTCCTGTTATTGGTGCTTATATCGGAGCGACCATTGGTTTTATCTTAATTGCCACACAATCTGTTTCACAAGCGTTTCTCTTTTTAATTTACTTGATTGTTTTACAACAATTTGAAGGGAATGTCATTTATCCGCGTGTCGTTGGTGGTTCAATTGGATTACCAGGTATGTGGGTCTTAATGGCAATCACAATCGGTGGTGCTTTATGGGGTATCCTTGGAATGTTAGTAGCTGTACCTTTGGCAGCAAGTCTTTATCAAATCATTAAAGACAACGTTGCTAAGCGCCAACAAGCAAACTTAGATAACTGAGATAATATGGATACAATCAATTTACTCTTTTCAATCGATGATGGCTATGTTTCGCAATTTATGGTCACGCTATATTCGATTTATCAAAATAGTAGCAATCATAACCTAGCCGTTTATGTTTTACAAAAGCAATTGTTAAAAAAGAATGATGACATTTCGGAATTCTGTCAAAAACTAGGTGTCCGTTATACGCCTGTTGTGATTGGTGAGGAAGCATTTGAAGATGCTCCAACAACAGATCGTTACCCTGAGACCATTTATTATCGCCTTTTGGCTCATGAATATTTGCCAAAGGAATTGGACAAGATTTTATATGTTGATGCGGATATTTTGTGTTTGAATGATGTTGTTCCCTTATATAAGCTGAATTTAGGGGATAAACTATATGCCGCTGCTAGCCATACGTCAGATGGCAATATTTCAGAACTCGTTAATAAACTGCGTTTAGGGAATTTTGAGGCAGAAGGGTATTTTAATTCTGGTGTCCTTTTGATGAACTTGGATGCCATTCGCCAGTCGGTGCACCGACAAGACATTTTAGATTATATTGAGCAAAATAATCATCTCTTGTTGTTGCCAGACCAAGACATCTTGAATGCCTTATATGGGCATCAAACCTTGCAAATTCCTGACCAGATTTATAATTACGATGCGCGATATAATGTTCTTTATTATAGTAGAAGTTCTGGCAAATGGAATTTAAATTGGGTTATTGAACATACGGTGTTCTTGCATTTTTGCGGACGAGATAAGCCATGGAAAAAAGATTACCGCGGACGTTACAGCGCTCTTTATAAACACTATCAGCACCGCGCATTACGTTTAAAAAATAAGAAAAATCATTAAAAAAGTACCTCGACTTACGAATAAATAAGTGGAGGTACTTTTTATTATGTATGCAATTGAAATGAAAGCAGATGCTATGTTGCCACGAGAACGCTTGAGAGATTTGGGGGCAGAGCACCTTAGCAATCAGGAACTATTATCTATTTTATTACGAACAGGAACAAAAACAACCCCAGTTTTGGAAGTTGCCAATCAAATCTTGAAAAATCTAGATAGCTTAGCTGATTTTCAACACCTATCCCTGCAAGAATTGCAACAAATCAACGGTATTGGTTATGTTAAATCAATTGAAATCAAAGCAATGATTGAACTAGCAAAGCGCATTAGCAAGGCTGAATATGTCCAAAAAGAACGCATTATGAGCAGCGAACGCCTAGCACGTAAAATGATGTTAGAATTGAGCGACCAAAAACAAGAGCACTTGGTGGCTATTTATCTGGATACGCAAAATCGAATTATTGAACAACGAACGATTTTTATCGGTTCTGTTCGCCGTTCGATTGCTGAACCACGTGAAATTCTCTATTATGCATGCAAAAATATGGCAACATCAGTTATTATTGTCCATAATCATCCGTCAGGCTCCCCAGAGCCAAGCGAGAACGACCTGCAATTTACCCAAAAAATGAAACGCGCTTGTGAAGATATTGGTATTATTTGCCTTGACCATATCGTCATTGGAAAATACCAATATTACAGCTTCCGAGAAGAAACAGATGTTTTGTAATGTCGTTCACTTTGAATTTCTAACGAGAAAGCAGCAGAAGAAAGTCATTCATAAAATATATTCTAAAAAATAAATGGTAAGCAACAAAAAAGATACTTTCACTTAGTGGAAAGTATCAAGAATGTTGTTTTTGAAGCTAACTTGATAGCCTAATTATTTTGATTGGATTGATTCATGAAATATAGTAAGGTTTGCAACTCACTTGTTAAATCAACGTATTGAACGATGATACCTTTTGGAACATTGAGGTGAACAGGAGAGAAGCTCAAAATACCATGAATACCAGCATCAACCAAGACATCCGCAACTTCTTGAGCTTTTGAACTTGGAACAGTTAAAATAGCTGTTTCAATGCCAGCTTCTTGCGCGTGTTTTTTTAGTGATGAGATACCATAGATTGGAATGCCATCTGATGTTTCATGTCCCACCATTTCATTATCGTCAGTATCAAAAGCCATAGCAATTTGCATTTTATTACGATCGTGGAAACGATAGTGAAGCAAAGCTCGTCCAATATTTCCGCAACCAACAAGAAGAACATTTGTCGTTGAATGGTCATTTAAAATGTCAGCAAAGAAATTCATCAATTTTTTGACATCATAGCCGAATCCTCGACGCCCTAGTTCGCCGAAATATGAAAAATCTCGACGTACGGTTGCAGAATCAATTCCCATAGCATCTGCAATTTGTTTAGAACTCGCTTTTTCGACATTATCTGTATTGAATCGCTTGAAAATACGATAATAAAGTGAGAGTCGTTTAGCTGTTGCTTTAGGAATAGATTTCTCAGTAGTCACAATACCATCTCCCTTTTACTTGTTAACACTATTGTATCAAAAAGTTTGTGAAAACAGAAACAAATTTAACGAAATAAGCTAAAAAAACGACTTAAACTAACAAAAAATGTTAGATATTAAGTCGTTTTTAGTGTTTAAAAGGTTATTAAACACGTTTTTTTGTGAAAATATCACGTTCCACAAGACTATCCATTAAGAAATAAAATTTTTCTTGAAGGATTTTATTGTCCTCAGATTTGAAGATATTGACAAAACGCAGACCAGATTTATCAGTAATGCTGAGTTTAAAACCTGTCAAATCTTTGTTAATCGTAATTTTCAATGGGAAACCATCACCAGAATTAGGCACTTTTTCCAACAAGCGTGTTAATTCGTAGTTTCCGATACGATTTTGTGAAAATGTGGTATCACGAAGCGTGTATTTTTTGATGTTATCGCTAATAGCATAGCTATAAAGACAGTTTTCTAAAGTAATTTCTTTTTCAAATGCCATCTTATTTTCCTACAATTTCTATTAATTTTTGAGCGAGTTGTTGGACTTCGCTGATTGTATTAAGCTCTGAAAAGCTAATGCGAATAGATTCTGTTAAACGTGGAGAATCGTCACCATAAATGCTAGACAAAACATGACTTGGATCGACTGTTCCAGCAGTACAAGCAGAACCTGTTGAAACGGCAAAACCTGCTAAATCAAGTTGCGTTAAAAGAATACCGTTGTTTTGATTTGGAAAACCGATGTTAAGAACGTGAGGCATGTTATGTTGGCTACCATTGATATAATAATCCAAATCAGAAATGCCATCAAGGAATGCTTGACGAAGTTCTTGAACGTGTTGATAATTTTCATCTTTATGAGCAATGGCGTCAGACAAAGCTTGGGCTAAACCGGCAATACCAATCATATTTTCCGTACTAGCACGGCGTTTCTCTTCTTGTTCGCCACCATGAAGCAAGTTATCAAAATGCTGTGGTGTTGAGTAGAGAATACCGACACCTTTTGGTCCATGGAATTTATGAGCAGAAGCTGAAAGAAAATCAGCTTTGATTTCTTCAGGAAAGACATCAATTTTTCCGACGGCTTGAACGGCATCAACATGGAATGCGGCTTGATGGTCTTGAAGAAGTTCTCCAATTTCTTTAACAGGAAGAAGATCACCAGTTTCGTTATTGGCAAACATGATGCTAACCAAAATAGTATCATCACGTAAAGCGTCAGCAACTTGTTGCGCAGAAATATGACCATTTTCAGGCTTCAGATAGGTCACTTCAAAACCAAAGCGTTTTTCCAAGTATTCCATGGTGTGAAGCACAGAATGATGCTCGATAGCAGTAGTGATGAGGTGTTTTCCTTTAGCTTGATTAGCAAGGGCGTAACCTTTGATAGCAGTATTGTTGCTTTCGGTTGCACCAGATGTAAAGATAATGCGGCGTGGGTCAGTCTTTAAGGCTGAGGCAATCATTTGGCGGCTCGAGCGTAGGCGCTGGTTGGCTTGACGTCCAATGCCATGAATACTTGAGGGGTTACCAAAATCGTTGACCATGATTTCTGTCATTGCATCAATAACAGAAGGTGTGAGAGGGGTAGTAGCAGCATTATCGAGATATATCATATATTAGTTAGTCCTTTGTAGCGTTATATGAGAATAATGGGCTGAGTGGTGATTTTTCGTGGATACGAATAATCGCGTCAGCAATTAATTTGCTTGCTGAAAGATATTTAATATTTTTTGGCAAGCGTTCTTTAGTAGCGACAGAGTCAGTTACTAAAATTTCTTTAATAGGAGCTGTATCAAGGCTTTCGGCAGCACCGCCAGCAAACAAACCGTGACTTGCTACGGCATAGATTTCTGTTGCGCCATCGCGTTCTACGATTTTAGCAGCTTCAGCAAATGTTTTACCTGTGTTCAAAATGTCATCGATAAGGATAGCTTTTTTACCAGCAACTTCACCGATGATATAACCTTCTTCGCGGTGAGAATCATCTTCTGCATAGTCGATGATTGCGATTGGTGAATCAAGGTATTGCGCTAAGCTACGAGCACGTTTGATACCAGAGTTTTTAGGGCTAACAACGACAACGTCTTCACCTTTTAGTCCTAATTCACAGTAGTATTTAGCAAAAAGTGGAACAGTAAAGAGGTTATCAACTGGAACATCAAAGAATCCTTGAACTTGAACAGCGTGAAGGTCAAGAGTCAATAGACGATCCACGCCAGCTTTAACTAACATGTTAGCAACAAGTTTTGCAGTAATTGGTTCACGTGATGCAGCGATACGGTCTTGACGTGAGTAACCAAAATAAGGGATAACCACGTTAACTGTGCTTGCACTAGCACGTTTACAAGCATCAACCATAATCAAAAGTTCCCAAAGGTTGTCATTAACAGGGTAGCTAGTAGATTGGATGATGTAAATATCATCTCCACGAACTGTTTCTTCGATGTTAATCATGATTTCGCCGTCTGAAAACTTACGTGTTGACACTTTTCCAAGTGGGACACCAACTGTGTCCGCAATCTTTTGTGCAATCTCTACGTTAGAAGAAAGAGAAAAAAGCTTGAATTGTTTGTCGGCGTAATGTTCTGCCATGATATAAATAAACTCCTTTAAAATTAATACTTATATTCTATCAAAAAAAATGAAATAATTCAGCACTTTCTCATGAAAAAGCGCCTTAAATTCGTTTTAGGGTCGCGCTGAATCGAGCGACTTTACTTTTAGCGTACTTGAAATCGATAGCGTGTTCGGCTAAGAAGTTGTCAAAATCTTTCTTGCCTTGTTCGGCATTTTCAACTTCTAATTCAAGTTCGTAGTCTTTAATACCAGCGTATTGGTTGCTATCAAGTGCCATTAAACCAATTTTAGTCATGGTTTCACGGCGTGTTGTTGTAAGGCTGCCAAAGTTTTTAAGACTTGAGAGTTTAACCCCGTTTTCTTCGATAAGTTTTAGAAAATCAACATCTGGAAATTCTCCAGATTTGATGGTTTCTTTAGCATCTGCAACACTCAAATTATAGTTATATTCTAAGTTGCCAACTTCTTTTGGAATTTTTAGTGTTATTTCTGCACGGTTGGGCAAGGTTCTAATACGTAATGACATACGATTAGCCTTCATATCAAAGTTTTCTGAGTCGAAGTAGTAGTTTGTCTGTGTGACTGGTGCTACGTGTGAAAACTGATTATTGAGACGATTAAATTCGTCTTTAGTGAGTAAGGTTTTGTACTCAATTTCAAGGTGTGTCATAAATAAATTTCCTTTTTTTCACCATTAGATTTATGGTATAATTAGTTTATTATATTAATTCTATACAAAAGTCAATTTTTTGACAAGGATTGGTCATGTCTTTCGTGACAGGTCCATTAGGAAGGAAATGTGATGGACTGGGAAAAATTTTTAGATCCTTACATACAGACAGTTGGGGAGTTGAAGATTAAATTACGTGGTATTCGTAAGCAGTTTCGTAAGCAAAATCGCCATTCTCCGATTGAATTTGTAACTGGTCGTGTAAAATCAGTTGAAAGTATCAAGGAAAAAATGGAACTTCGGGGAATTAAACCTGAAAATATTGCACAGGATTTGCAAGATATTGCAGGTGTTCGTGTCATGGTTCAATTCGTAGATGACGTTGATGAAGTTCTAGCTCTTTTGCGTGGCCGTCACGACATGACAATTGTTCAAGAACGTGATTATATCAATAACATGAAAGCAAGTGGCTATCGTTCTTATCATGTTATTGTAGAGTATCCAGTAGATACGATAGATGGTCAAAAGACGGTCTTGGCTGAGATTCAAATTCGAACATTAGCCATGAATTT encodes:
- a CDS encoding glycoside hydrolase family 1 protein; translated protein: MTKQFPEGFLWGGATAANQFEGAWNVDGRGPATSDTARAVAPEERKSMGSEFNSPMTRAKLDAALNDKEGLYPKRWGSDFYHRYKEDIALYAEMGFKTFRLSIAWSRIFPNGDDATPNEAGLAFYDKVFDELNKYGIEPLVTLSHYEFPIHLVTEYGGWQNRKVIDFFVRYAETVFNRYKDKVKYWLTFNEINIIGMTGYLSGGLLFEDGKLNLQDMYQAAHHQFVASSLATKIGHEINPDFKIGCMLARMQAYPATCNPEDVMEEIKKDHENLFFSDVQVRGKYPAYAKRFFKENNIELEIADGDLEILEKYPVDFMSFSYYMSSIARKQKTGDQTAGNLILSEPNPYLEASDWGWQIDPVGLRITLNNLYDRYQVPLMVVENGLGALDTVEEDGSIHDQYRIDYLQSHVKQMYEAIEDGVDLMGYTWWGCTDLVSASTSEMSKRYGFVYVDADDQGNGSFDRSRKDSFFFYKDLIATRGANILND
- a CDS encoding histidine phosphatase family protein, which encodes MATKLYLMRHGETLFNTQGRVQGACDSPLTDLGIQQALLAKDYFNENSIWFDSVYSSTQERATDTAKLVSGQSQVTQLKGIKEMNFGEFEAQPEFLLPKFRAGANSFEDLLVPFGGEDIVTVGKRGLDSILEVLANDNHADNILMVSHGATMWGVCLQLGIQFPEGVGFSNCAICEFQYHQEQLELQKLILPTKAFKTYSFEGE
- a CDS encoding histidine phosphatase family protein, whose translation is MIKTFYVMRHAQTRFNLQGRIQGACDSPLTELGIEQAKSARQHFKEEGITFTRVYSSTQERACDTAELATGRTDYIRLKGLKEMDFGSYEAHQEYLNPPLHREDGSGYRDYFVAYGGESNVQVYERMAKTIREVLEQSSDEDQLLFVSHGAAITQFYRHATLNPPVPKKRLANCAIFKMTYDGKDIMVQSIYNPTEKEYIFEREEND
- a CDS encoding histidine phosphatase family protein — encoded protein: MTKTLYLMRHGETLFNQLGLIQGWCDSPLTRNGKQQAQAARDYFHAHHITFDKLYCSTAERCSDTLEIVSGRADYTRLKGLKEFNFGRMEGKPEYLHPNREPNQKGHGDFYLKYDGESETQVKKRVSDTVFRLVSQADDDATILAVSHAGAIMSFFSALELDNHPELHFSNCCIFNYSITDSTYDLIKIIDPVSGQIYDK
- a CDS encoding AI-2E family transporter, which produces MKFEKKQVYYVVLAFVLCYAIQAYWSNGASIVGTIYKASFPFLIGAGIAYIVNIVMSLYEMLYTRVIKNRVLLKAKRAISMILAYLTFILLISWLFSIVLPDLISSINSLLKIDTTGIANFIKEVSDNKAIKELFDYFGNSSDITSTLSDYSQQILNQVLSVLTGVLTSVSTIASTVLNVFVSLVFSIYVLASKEQLGRQFNLLIDTYLGKYAEKVHYVLDILHQRFHGFFVGQTLEAMILGSLTAAGMFLFSFPYAATIGILVAFTALIPVIGAYIGATIGFILIATQSVSQAFLFLIYLIVLQQFEGNVIYPRVVGGSIGLPGMWVLMAITIGGALWGILGMLVAVPLAASLYQIIKDNVAKRQQANLDN
- a CDS encoding glycosyltransferase family 8 protein, encoding MDTINLLFSIDDGYVSQFMVTLYSIYQNSSNHNLAVYVLQKQLLKKNDDISEFCQKLGVRYTPVVIGEEAFEDAPTTDRYPETIYYRLLAHEYLPKELDKILYVDADILCLNDVVPLYKLNLGDKLYAAASHTSDGNISELVNKLRLGNFEAEGYFNSGVLLMNLDAIRQSVHRQDILDYIEQNNHLLLLPDQDILNALYGHQTLQIPDQIYNYDARYNVLYYSRSSGKWNLNWVIEHTVFLHFCGRDKPWKKDYRGRYSALYKHYQHRALRLKNKKNH
- the radC gene encoding RadC family protein, whose protein sequence is MYAIEMKADAMLPRERLRDLGAEHLSNQELLSILLRTGTKTTPVLEVANQILKNLDSLADFQHLSLQELQQINGIGYVKSIEIKAMIELAKRISKAEYVQKERIMSSERLARKMMLELSDQKQEHLVAIYLDTQNRIIEQRTIFIGSVRRSIAEPREILYYACKNMATSVIIVHNHPSGSPEPSENDLQFTQKMKRACEDIGIICLDHIVIGKYQYYSFREETDVL
- a CDS encoding redox-sensing transcriptional repressor Rex translates to MTTEKSIPKATAKRLSLYYRIFKRFNTDNVEKASSKQIADAMGIDSATVRRDFSYFGELGRRGFGYDVKKLMNFFADILNDHSTTNVLLVGCGNIGRALLHYRFHDRNKMQIAMAFDTDDNEMVGHETSDGIPIYGISSLKKHAQEAGIETAILTVPSSKAQEVADVLVDAGIHGILSFSPVHLNVPKGIIVQYVDLTSELQTLLYFMNQSNQNN
- a CDS encoding DUF1831 domain-containing protein, with product MAFEKEITLENCLYSYAISDNIKKYTLRDTTFSQNRIGNYELTRLLEKVPNSGDGFPLKITINKDLTGFKLSITDKSGLRFVNIFKSEDNKILQEKFYFLMDSLVERDIFTKKRV
- a CDS encoding cysteine desulfurase family protein, coding for MIYLDNAATTPLTPSVIDAMTEIMVNDFGNPSSIHGIGRQANQRLRSSRQMIASALKTDPRRIIFTSGATESNNTAIKGYALANQAKGKHLITTAIEHHSVLHTMEYLEKRFGFEVTYLKPENGHISAQQVADALRDDTILVSIMFANNETGDLLPVKEIGELLQDHQAAFHVDAVQAVGKIDVFPEEIKADFLSASAHKFHGPKGVGILYSTPQHFDNLLHGGEQEEKRRASTENMIGIAGLAQALSDAIAHKDENYQHVQELRQAFLDGISDLDYYINGSQHNMPHVLNIGFPNQNNGILLTQLDLAGFAVSTGSACTAGTVDPSHVLSSIYGDDSPRLTESIRISFSELNTISEVQQLAQKLIEIVGK
- a CDS encoding ribose-phosphate diphosphokinase, with product MAEHYADKQFKLFSLSSNVEIAQKIADTVGVPLGKVSTRKFSDGEIMINIEETVRGDDIYIIQSTSYPVNDNLWELLIMVDACKRASASTVNVVIPYFGYSRQDRIAASREPITAKLVANMLVKAGVDRLLTLDLHAVQVQGFFDVPVDNLFTVPLFAKYYCELGLKGEDVVVVSPKNSGIKRARSLAQYLDSPIAIIDYAEDDSHREEGYIIGEVAGKKAILIDDILNTGKTFAEAAKIVERDGATEIYAVASHGLFAGGAAESLDTAPIKEILVTDSVATKERLPKNIKYLSASKLIADAIIRIHEKSPLSPLFSYNATKD
- a CDS encoding CYTH domain-containing protein, which gives rise to MTHLEIEYKTLLTKDEFNRLNNQFSHVAPVTQTNYYFDSENFDMKANRMSLRIRTLPNRAEITLKIPKEVGNLEYNYNLSVADAKETIKSGEFPDVDFLKLIEENGVKLSSLKNFGSLTTTRRETMTKIGLMALDSNQYAGIKDYELELEVENAEQGKKDFDNFLAEHAIDFKYAKSKVARFSATLKRI
- a CDS encoding GTP pyrophosphokinase, which gives rise to MDWEKFLDPYIQTVGELKIKLRGIRKQFRKQNRHSPIEFVTGRVKSVESIKEKMELRGIKPENIAQDLQDIAGVRVMVQFVDDVDEVLALLRGRHDMTIVQERDYINNMKASGYRSYHVIVEYPVDTIDGQKTVLAEIQIRTLAMNFWATIEHSLNYKYKGEFPDEIKKRLETTAKIALELDEEMRKIREDIREAQLLFDPASRKLSDGVGNSDDTDEYYR